A stretch of DNA from Danio rerio strain Tuebingen ecotype United States chromosome 10, GRCz12tu, whole genome shotgun sequence:
tggtccagctgggacttgaaccagcgaccttcttgctgtaagacaacagtgctaaccgctgagcaaCTGTACCACCATAAGCAGTTTGTCTGTGCCTAATAACCAAACTttcagttaacctaattaaactggTAAAATAACAAGTATGGCATCATATAgggttatcatggcaaagacaataaataaatactcttcAAAAATTCTTCAGAAAATGACATTGTTCAGAATAACAAATACTTCCTACTTTTGAAATCAAATAATCACACACAACTTGGGATTTCATATTATATGGGAACTTCATACAgacataatgatttttatacagTAGACTAGGCCTGCTCTGTCCTTTTACCCCAACTCTCACTGAATTTTtacaaaatacttaattctgtatGATTTATGAGTTCCTTTTTCCCATTGGGACAAAAAAATTTATCACAAAGTCAAAACTTTccaatgccacacacacacacgcgcacgcacgcttAAATACATATGCAGAGTACAACGCTTTGAACTATTTTTGGAACATCTCTCCCTCACATCATTTGTCCACAAGGACTCTATCTTCTGTATTaggcgtgtgcgtgcgtgcgtgcgagtgtgtttgcgtgtgtgtgtgtgtgtgtgtgtgtgcgtgcgtgttggCCCCGCCCACTGCAGACGCTGCGTGATGATGCGCGCGGCAGGTGATTCAGCTCCTCTGGATGGATGATGCTGAGCGGAGGAGGCGCGCAGGAGGGGCTGCTGGATCTTCACTAAATCTCGCGCTGTAACGAGCGCAAGAGGAGCAAAACCGGAACATTTCCCTGGCTAACAAAACACCCAAAACCCCGTTATGCCTCCTATACGGTGGATTTGTGTCCTGTCATCTTTGATAGCATCGTTTTGAGGGGAAATAAACCGTGCGAATCGGACATCTTGTATTTCTCGGCTCGCGAGCGCGCTTAGTCCTACAAACTGAATATAAAACGGCTTCTGGGAAGGGACGAGGTTGGAATAAGTGAAGACGTCGCCAAAACCACCATGGCTTGGCCCTGTATCTCCAGAGCCTGCTGCATGGCTCGGTTCTGGAGCCAGCTGGACAAGGCCGACATTGCGGTGCCGTTGGTTTTCACCAAATACTCAGACGTGTCCGAAATGCAGCATCTCCACCTGCAGCAGCCCGTGCAGAAGATCGCGATTGAAACACAGCCGCTTCATCATGATCACGAGCCGGTGACCAGAGCACCTCATGCCGGCCACGACGAGCACTCCTTCGGCTCTGTGATGCGCCAGGACTTTAAACACTGGAAAGTTCGTCCGGAGCCCAGCTGCAAGCCCAAGAACGAGTACCACGGCCCTGAGATCCCCTTTAACACCGAGACCCAGTATCAGAAGGACTACAAGCCCTGGCCTATCCCAAAGAAGGGAGATCACCCATGGATACCCAAACCCTCTCCAAGCATCTCAGCGGGCAAACACAGCAGCCCGGAGATGATGATGGACAGTGGCGTGGAGAAGAGTGAGATTGCTGATAAGGTGCCAGAGAAGGAGATTCTGTCCAGTGAAAGGAAAAAGAGGCAGGTGAAGAAAGTGGCAGTGGTTTCTGAAAACAACGCAGGGGTGAAGTTGGATAGGGATGCCAGCGCTGTGGAGGGGAAAGGAAGGGCGGCTGTGGATGCCCTCAATC
This window harbors:
- the map6a gene encoding microtubule-associated protein 6 homolog isoform X3, which gives rise to MAWPCISRACCMARFWSQLDKADIAVPLVFTKYSDVSEMQHLHLQQPVQKIAIETQPLHHDHEPVTRAPHAGHDEHSFGSVMRQDFKHWKVRPEPSCKPKNEYHGPEIPFNTETQYQKDYKPWPIPKKGDHPWIPKPSPSISAGKHSSPEMMMDSGVEKSEIADKVPEKEILSSERKKRQVKKVAVVSENNAGVKLDRDASAVEGKGRAAVDALNRQIKREVSSGSSYRTEFKAYTDVKPVKLIRAKSQYKPPDDKTDLETSYSATYRAYQSSQQPDDNKALERRRIRTLYHEPYRESSKVEKTSLPRSKPKKSSSTSATPGKPLKKSKEKQATSVRGSKKKSSENQPESRAVQADKEKKNVSLASDESAIIIPRVPLEENHWWNDQNHGVGE
- the map6a gene encoding microtubule-associated protein 6 homolog isoform X2, producing the protein MAWPCISRACCMARFWSQLDKADIAVPLVFTKYSDVSEMQHLHLQQPVQKIAIETQPLHHDHEPVTRAPHAGHDEHSFGSVMRQDFKHWKVRPEPSCKPKNEYHGPEIPFNTETQYQKDYKPWPIPKKGDHPWIPKPSPSISAGKHSSPEMMMDSGVEKSEIADKVPEKEILSSERKKRQVKKVAVVSENNAGVKLDRDASAVEGKGRAAVDALNRQIKREVSSGSSYRTEFKAYTDVKPVKLIRAKSQYKPPDDKTDLETSYSATYRAYQSSQQPDDNKALERRRIRTLYHEPYRESSKVEKTSLPRSKPKKSSSTSATPGKPLKKSKEKQATSVRGSKKKSSENQPESRAVQADKEKSKEINNKLAEAKEECESGVGRVSDYYSAGTSGGEPLVERPEPRSRGVVRFAPDVKY